A window of Rhizobium acidisoli contains these coding sequences:
- the gltB gene encoding glutamate synthase large subunit: protein MMTKTPSMEFDRFAAANVRATANMSKSASGLPKKQGLYDPRNEHDACGVGFVAHMKGQKSHQIVKDGLFILENLTHRGAVGADPLMGDGAGILVQIPDRFFREEMAAQGITLPPAGEYGVGHIFMPRDEKQIEHFKKVIKDVVTEEGQVLIGFRDVPVDNSSLSKAPAIAATEPHHVQVFIGAGEDAENNDEFERRLFTLRKVISNRIYDEFDGEESNFYPVSLSSATVVYKGMFLAYQVGAYYKDLTDPRFESAVALVHQRFSTNTFPSWKLAHPYRMVAHNGEINTLRGNVNWMAARQASVSSPLFGEDISKLWPISYEGQSDTACFDNALEFLVRGGYSMAHAVMMLIPEAWAGNQSMAPERKAFYEYHAALMEPWDGPAAVAFTDGKQIGATLDRNGLRPARYLVTDDDRVIMASEAGVLPVPEERIIQKWRLQPGKMLLIDMEEGRIISDDEVKSKLATAHPYRSWLGRTQLILEELKPVEPRALRRDVSLLDRQQAFGYTLEDTRILMSPMATTGQEAIGSMGTDTPISAMSEKPKLLYTYFKQNFAQVTNPPIDPIREELVMSLVSFIGPRPNILDHEGMANAKRLEVRQPILTNGDLEKIRSIGHTEDRFDTKTLDFTYDIERGAAGMPEMLDRLCERAEAAVKGGYNIIVLSDRQIGPDRIAIPALLATAAVHHHLIRKGLRTSVGLVVETGEPREVHHFCLLAGYGAEAINPYLAFDTLLDMHAKGEFPKEVDASEVVYRYIKAVGKGILKVMSKMGISTYQSYCGAQIFDAIGLSSELVDKYFFGTATMIEGIGLEAIAAETVDRHNAAFGTDPLLATTLEIGGEYAYRMRGESHAWTPDAVAALQHAVRGNAEDRYREFAEMVNASALRMNTIRGLFNIKSAEALGRKPVSIDEVEPAADIVRRFSTGAMSFGSISREAHTTLAIAMNRIGGKSNTGEGGEESDRYMPLSDGSMNPERSAIKQIASGRFGVTTEYLVNADVLQIKVAQGAKPGEGGQLPGHKVDATVAKTRHSTPGVGLISPPPHHDIYSIEDLAQLIYDLKNVNPTSDVSVKLVSEVGVGTVAAGVAKARADHITVSGFDGGTGASPLTSLKHAGSPWEIGLAETQQTLVLNGLRSRVALQVDGGLKTGRDVIIGALLGADEFGFATAPLIAAGCIMMRKCHLNTCPVGVATQDPVLRKRFKGTPEHVINYFFFVANEVREILASLGFTRLDEIIGASELLEKDEMLAHWKANGLDFSRIFHKVDAAKEETFWTSRQQHPIDDILDRALIKQAEPALTDKTPVAFEVGIKNVDRSAGAMLSGEVAKRYRHRGLKEDTINVTLRGTAGQSFGAFLARGITFNLIGDGNDYVGKGLSGGKIIIRPPENSRIVAENSIIVGNTVLYGATEGECYFRGVAGERFAVRNSGAIAIVEGVGDHGCEYMTGGVVVVLGATGRNFAAGMSGGVAYVLDETGDFASRCNMAMVELEPVPEEDDMLEKLHHHGGDLMHKGRVDVSGDMTRHDEERLYQLISNHLHYTGSTRAKQILDSWADYRPKFRKVMPVEYRRALEEMERSRMGIAAE from the coding sequence ATGATGACGAAGACGCCATCCATGGAATTTGACCGGTTCGCTGCTGCCAATGTGCGCGCCACGGCCAATATGTCCAAATCCGCCTCCGGCCTGCCGAAGAAACAAGGCCTTTACGACCCGCGCAACGAACATGATGCCTGCGGCGTCGGTTTTGTCGCCCATATGAAGGGCCAGAAGTCGCACCAGATCGTCAAGGACGGCTTGTTCATCCTCGAAAACCTGACGCATCGCGGCGCCGTCGGCGCCGATCCGCTGATGGGCGACGGTGCCGGCATCCTGGTGCAGATCCCCGACCGCTTCTTCCGCGAGGAAATGGCCGCGCAGGGCATCACGCTGCCGCCGGCCGGCGAATATGGCGTCGGCCATATCTTCATGCCGCGCGATGAAAAGCAGATCGAGCACTTCAAGAAGGTGATCAAGGATGTCGTCACCGAGGAAGGCCAGGTCCTCATCGGCTTTCGCGACGTGCCGGTCGACAATTCCTCGCTCTCCAAGGCGCCGGCCATTGCCGCGACCGAGCCGCATCACGTGCAGGTCTTCATCGGCGCCGGCGAGGATGCCGAAAACAACGACGAATTCGAGCGTCGGCTGTTCACGCTGCGCAAGGTGATCTCCAACCGCATCTATGACGAGTTCGACGGCGAAGAGAGCAATTTCTATCCGGTGTCGCTGTCGTCGGCGACGGTGGTCTATAAGGGCATGTTCTTGGCCTATCAGGTCGGCGCCTATTACAAGGACCTGACGGATCCGCGTTTCGAAAGCGCGGTCGCCCTGGTGCATCAGCGCTTCTCGACCAACACCTTCCCGTCGTGGAAGCTCGCGCATCCCTACCGTATGGTCGCCCATAACGGCGAAATCAACACGCTGCGCGGCAACGTCAACTGGATGGCGGCGCGCCAGGCCTCGGTCTCCTCGCCGCTGTTCGGCGAGGATATCTCCAAGCTCTGGCCGATCTCCTATGAAGGACAGTCCGACACGGCCTGTTTCGACAATGCGCTCGAATTCCTCGTGCGCGGCGGTTATTCGATGGCGCATGCCGTGATGATGCTGATCCCGGAAGCCTGGGCCGGCAACCAGTCGATGGCTCCAGAACGCAAGGCTTTCTACGAATATCACGCTGCGCTGATGGAGCCCTGGGACGGGCCGGCTGCCGTTGCCTTCACCGACGGCAAGCAGATCGGCGCGACGCTCGACCGCAACGGCCTGCGGCCGGCGCGCTACCTCGTCACCGATGACGATCGCGTCATCATGGCGTCCGAAGCCGGGGTTTTGCCGGTTCCGGAAGAGAGGATCATCCAGAAGTGGCGCCTGCAGCCGGGCAAGATGCTGCTGATCGATATGGAAGAAGGCCGCATCATCTCCGACGACGAGGTGAAGTCGAAGCTTGCGACGGCGCATCCCTATCGCAGCTGGCTCGGCCGCACTCAGCTGATCCTCGAAGAACTGAAGCCGGTGGAGCCGCGGGCGCTGCGCCGCGACGTGTCGCTGCTCGACCGTCAGCAGGCCTTCGGCTACACGCTCGAAGATACCCGCATCCTGATGTCGCCGATGGCGACGACGGGCCAGGAGGCGATCGGCTCGATGGGCACGGACACGCCAATCTCGGCCATGTCGGAAAAGCCGAAGCTGCTCTACACTTATTTCAAGCAGAACTTCGCGCAGGTGACGAACCCGCCAATCGACCCGATCCGCGAGGAACTGGTGATGAGCCTCGTCTCCTTCATCGGCCCGCGGCCGAATATTCTCGACCACGAAGGCATGGCGAACGCCAAGCGGCTCGAAGTGCGTCAGCCGATCCTCACCAATGGCGATCTCGAAAAGATCCGCTCGATCGGCCATACGGAAGACCGCTTCGACACCAAGACGCTCGATTTCACCTATGATATCGAGCGGGGTGCTGCCGGCATGCCTGAGATGCTCGACCGGCTCTGCGAGCGCGCGGAAGCCGCCGTCAAGGGCGGCTACAACATCATCGTGCTCTCCGACCGCCAGATCGGGCCGGATCGGATAGCCATTCCGGCCCTGCTTGCCACAGCGGCTGTGCATCATCACCTGATCCGCAAGGGGCTTCGCACCTCGGTCGGTCTCGTCGTCGAGACCGGCGAACCGCGCGAAGTTCATCATTTCTGCCTGCTCGCCGGCTACGGCGCCGAGGCGATCAACCCCTATCTTGCCTTCGATACGCTGCTCGACATGCATGCCAAGGGTGAATTCCCGAAGGAAGTGGATGCTTCCGAAGTCGTCTACCGTTACATCAAGGCGGTCGGTAAAGGCATCCTCAAGGTCATGTCGAAGATGGGTATCTCGACCTATCAGTCCTATTGCGGCGCGCAGATCTTCGACGCGATCGGCCTGTCGTCGGAACTGGTTGACAAGTATTTCTTCGGCACCGCGACGATGATCGAAGGCATCGGCCTCGAGGCGATCGCCGCCGAGACCGTCGACCGGCACAACGCTGCCTTCGGCACGGATCCGCTGCTGGCCACGACGCTCGAGATCGGCGGCGAATATGCCTACCGCATGCGCGGCGAAAGCCATGCCTGGACGCCCGATGCGGTCGCCGCTCTTCAGCATGCCGTACGCGGCAATGCCGAGGACCGCTACCGCGAATTCGCCGAGATGGTGAACGCTTCGGCGCTGCGCATGAACACGATCCGCGGGCTCTTCAATATCAAGAGCGCCGAGGCGCTCGGCCGCAAGCCGGTTTCGATCGACGAAGTCGAGCCGGCGGCCGATATCGTCAGGCGTTTCTCGACGGGTGCGATGTCCTTCGGCTCGATCTCCCGCGAAGCGCACACGACGCTGGCGATCGCCATGAACCGGATCGGCGGCAAGTCGAACACCGGCGAGGGCGGCGAGGAGTCCGACCGCTATATGCCGCTCTCCGACGGTTCCATGAATCCCGAACGTTCGGCGATCAAGCAGATCGCGTCGGGCCGCTTCGGCGTCACCACCGAATATCTCGTCAACGCCGATGTGCTGCAGATCAAGGTGGCGCAAGGCGCCAAGCCCGGCGAGGGCGGCCAGCTGCCGGGTCACAAGGTTGACGCGACGGTTGCCAAGACCCGCCACTCGACACCGGGCGTCGGCCTGATTTCGCCGCCGCCGCACCACGACATCTATTCGATCGAGGATCTGGCGCAGCTGATCTACGATCTGAAGAACGTCAACCCGACCTCCGACGTTTCGGTCAAGCTGGTCTCCGAAGTCGGTGTCGGCACGGTCGCTGCCGGTGTCGCCAAGGCGCGCGCCGATCATATCACCGTCTCCGGCTTCGATGGCGGCACGGGTGCGTCTCCGCTGACGTCGCTAAAACATGCCGGCAGTCCCTGGGAGATCGGCCTTGCCGAGACCCAGCAGACGCTGGTGCTGAACGGCTTGCGCTCGCGCGTTGCGCTGCAGGTGGATGGCGGCCTGAAGACCGGCCGCGACGTCATCATCGGGGCGCTGCTCGGCGCCGACGAGTTCGGCTTCGCCACCGCGCCGCTGATTGCGGCCGGCTGCATCATGATGCGCAAGTGCCATCTCAACACCTGTCCTGTGGGCGTAGCGACCCAGGATCCGGTGCTGCGCAAGCGCTTCAAGGGTACGCCTGAGCACGTCATCAACTACTTCTTCTTCGTTGCCAACGAAGTGCGCGAAATCCTCGCCTCGCTCGGGTTCACCCGGCTCGACGAGATCATCGGCGCCTCGGAGCTCCTGGAGAAGGACGAGATGCTGGCGCACTGGAAGGCCAATGGCCTCGACTTCAGCCGCATCTTCCACAAGGTCGACGCCGCCAAGGAAGAGACCTTCTGGACGAGCCGGCAGCAGCACCCGATCGACGATATTCTCGACCGCGCGCTGATTAAGCAGGCTGAGCCGGCGCTGACCGACAAGACGCCCGTCGCCTTCGAGGTCGGCATCAAGAACGTCGACCGTTCGGCCGGTGCGATGCTGTCCGGCGAGGTCGCCAAGCGTTACCGCCATCGCGGGCTGAAGGAAGATACGATCAATGTGACGCTGCGCGGCACGGCGGGTCAGAGCTTCGGCGCCTTCCTGGCGCGCGGCATCACCTTCAACCTGATCGGCGACGGCAACGACTATGTCGGCAAGGGGCTTTCGGGCGGCAAGATCATCATCCGGCCGCCGGAGAATTCGCGCATCGTCGCCGAAAACTCGATCATCGTCGGCAACACCGTGCTTTACGGTGCGACCGAAGGCGAATGCTACTTCCGCGGCGTGGCGGGCGAACGGTTCGCGGTGCGCAATTCGGGTGCGATCGCCATCGTCGAAGGTGTCGGCGATCATGGCTGCGAATATATGACCGGCGGCGTCGTCGTCGTGCTCGGCGCAACCGGCCGCAACTTCGCGGCCGGCATGTCCGGCGGTGTCGCCTATGTGCTCGACGAAACCGGCGATTTCGCCAGCCGCTGCAACATGGCGATGGTCGAACTCGAGCCGGTGCCCGAGGAGGACGACATGCTGGAGAAGCTGCATCATCACGGCGGCGATCTCATGCACAAGGGACGCGTCGACGTCTCGGGCGACATGACCCGCCATGACGAGGAGCGCCTCTACCAGCTGATCTCCAACCATCTGCACTATACGGGCTCCACCCGCGCCAAGCAGATCCTCGACAGCTGGGCTGACTACCGCCCGAAGTTCCGCAAGGTCATGCCTGTGGAATACCGACGTGCGCTCGAGGAAATGGAGCGCAGCCGGATGGGCATTGCCGCGGAATGA